The Chitinispirillales bacterium ANBcel5 genome includes the window ATGCAAAATTGAGCATGGGCAAAAAAGAATTTTATAAATAAAGATAATTTATATATACGATTACATTAAGGAATTAAACAATGAAAAAACATATTGTTCTGACATTAGTTACAATTTTTGGATGGTTATTCTTTTACTTGATTGGACTACCTTTTGACTATTTTGTAAATACACCTATACTATATAAAATATTAATATTATGGCTGGTTATGTTTTCGGTTTTTCCGGTACTTACTTTTATTTTACTTTCATTTCTTGATGGTGACCATTTTCGCAACAGTTTATGGTTTTCACTTTATGCTTCATTTGGGATATTTTTAATCGATTTCATTATTGTTGGTATTGTGCAGCAAAATGGTTTGGGGTTTTTAAAAACACACTGGTTGCAAACAGTAGGATATATTCAAGCCTTAATTATAATCCCTTTAATCGGATTAGCAATTAAAAAATTCACACTACGCCAAATATTCAATGATAAATAATAAAATTCAAAAAGATGATTTGGATAATAATTAGAATCCAGTAAAGTATATGGTATAAGTATTTTATTTACATAAATGTTTGAATTAAAATACTAAAGAGAATAGGTTGTGTAAGGGGGCAAATAGGATAAATTAACTGTTATTAAAACAATCTAATTACAGAATAAAAAAGGAAAAAGAATGCCCATGCTCAACTTCGCATAACAGGCCAAAGTTCTAATAGTAAAGGCCATACTAAAACTTTGGCCGAACCGTTGGTGTAAATTGCATTTGTCATTCAGCACAGAAGAAACCGCACGTCGTGTGCGTAGAAAAAAACTAAGATGATAGATTACAAAAAGAAACCAAAGGCGGATTTGCATGTCCATTTAAATGGACTGGTTTCAAATCATGTGTTTAAAAAGTTGCTTCAACCATATAAAGGGGAATTACCAGAATGGTTTAATATTGATAATGATATGACTCTGAATAGAAATGTTAGTTCGCTAACAGAATATTTAAAACCATGGTATGGCTTCAAATTATTGCCAAGAAATGAGAAAGAATTTGAAATTATGGTAAATTCTGCAATTGAAAATCTTTCTCTTGACAATGTTGTTTATGCTGAAATAAGAAACTCACCATTCAATATTGCCTCTTTGTTTTCAAGTAATCTCGAAAATGTTCTTAATTTACTTTGTGATAAATTTCAGGAGTCAAGTGAAATATATAAAATTGACGCACGGCTAATTGTTTCACTTTCACGATACAAACTTACCTTTGAAAAAGCACATGCATTGTTTGATGCAATAAAAAAAGTAAATAGGCCAGACATAATTGTAGGGATAGATATTTCAGGCAATGAGGATGAAGCCATTGACAATAGTATTGCCAATCTGGTAAAAAAAGCGAAGGACAATATTGGGATTGGTGTAACAATACATGCCGGTGAAACAGGGAAAATCGAAAATATTGAATGGGCAATTAATGAATGCAATGCTGATCGGATTTCTCATGCTTGTGCGCTTCCCATGGATTCAAAGTTAGCTGAAACTATTGTTGAAAAAGATATATGTGTAGAATGCTGCATATTCAGCAATATTTTTTCTGGAGCAGTCTTTAAAGCAGATAGGCATCCTGTTAAATACTTTTTAGATAATCAAATCCCTTTTGTTATTTGCTCTGATAACCCATCGGTTCATAATAAAACCCTTACCGATGAATACAATCTTTTCATCGAATTAACTAAAAATTCTAACTATTTGGAAAAAATGTTTTCAGTAGCTAAGGATTATAGTTTTGGAGGATAAAGATGTCTAAATTTACAATTCGATTTATTTCAAGTAATCAATTCAAGCTCTCTGAATCGGAAAAAATACTAAATCCTATTGGAGTAACCATTATTCCAATTAACATTAAAATAGAGGAAATTCAAACAGAAGACACTCAAACGTTGTTGAAAGATAAAGCACTAAAAGCATTTAGAAAGGTAGGGCACCCTCTTTTTGTTGAACATACTGGCCTATATATAAACCACCTTAATGGACTACCGGGTGGTCTAACGCAAATATTCTGGGATAAATTAGAAGCTGATAGGTTTTCGGCAATTTTTGGAAACATGTCTGATAATTCTGTTTCAGCTAAGACCATAATTGGTTATATAGATGGTAAAAAATTTCATTCCTTCGAAGGTGAAATTTCAGGTAAAATTTCTGATACGCCAAGGGGAGATAAATCATTTCAATGGGATTGCGCTTTTATTCCAGAAAGCGAAACAAGGACATTTTCTGAAATGGGTGAAGAAAAAAATAAAATTTCAATGCGAAAATTGGCTCTTGATAAATTCGCTAATTACCTTAACAGCCAGGGAATTGCCTAATGGAAGAATTAATAAAATCAATTAGAGATAGAAATGCAATATTGTTTGCAGGGTCTGGCCTCTCTGCTGGTTTAGGATTACCCACTTTTAGTCAGCTAATAGACTTCTTAGCAAATGAACTATCATATGATCCCCAAATATTTTCTACTTTTGGGAGTTTTTGGGAATTAGCAGAATTTTATAAAAATGCTAAAGGCAGCATTGGACAATTGCGCAGTTGGTTGGACAGGGAGTGGCATTCTGATAAAATAGATATTACAAAATCTGAACCACACAACCTCATTTTGGAGCTTGATTTTCCACTTATATACACAACAAATTACGACCGCTGGATTGAGTATGCACATAGAGATGCTGGCAAAGAATTTAGAAAGGTAGTGAACGTAGGGGACTTAATCAATCTTCCAGATTCAAAGACACAAATTGTAAAATTCCATGGGGATTTTGATGATGACAATTCAATAGTACTTACAGAATCAAGTTACTTTGACAGATTAAATTTTGAATCACCCCTTGACATTAAGCTGCGCTCAGATGCTTTAGGAAAAAGCATTTTGTTTATTGGTTATAGTCTTAATGATATTAATATGAGGTTGTTATTATATAAACTTCATTTGATGTGGCTGGCATCTCCTAACTCAAGCATTCGGCCTAAATGCTATGTTTTTATGGCAAAACCAAATCCTGTACAGGAGGATATATTCGAAAAGAGAGGGGTAAAAAGCATTGTAAGTAATAGCGATAACCCCGGGGAAGCTTTAATTGAGTTTTTACGAAGACTTGTAAAAAACGCTAAAGGAAAAGTATAGTCAACTGAAATTAATTGGGTGACACAAACGTCCTGTTTGTGAATATTATAGGTGCTGAATGAAAAATGCAACATCCACCAACAGCAAAAAGCCAAAATGCCTGCCGCAGGCGCAACACAGGCACTTCGGCTGTTTTGCAACCCGTTGTCAATTTTTGTTTAGAATGGATATTATAGAAATTTATGCCGGAGCGTGGGCGGACTAAGAGCGCGAGGAGTAAGATAAAAGCGAAAATACAAATTATGATAATTGATAATGAAGAACACCAGACCAAAGAAGTTTATGCATTGTATGGGCTTGCAATGTATTATGCGCAATGTTGCGAAAAATCATTAGTAATGTTACTTTCAAGTGCTTGGGCTTCTCAAGTTGACCAAATGATAACAGATGATTATGATAAATTGTTGCAAGTGAATATGAAAAAAACTTTTGGAAGTTTATTGAAAACATTAGAATCAGAAAACAAAATAAGTAGAGAATTAACAGAGAACATTAACTCTGTATTAAAGATTAGAAATTTTTTAGCACACGATTATTTCTGGGATCGGGCTGGCGAGTTTACAATACATGAGGGAAGAACTAAAATGGTTTCAGAATTAAACAAATATATAGATATTTTTGACGAGTTAGATTTGAAACTAACTGAAATATCAGATAATTGGGGAGAACAAAAAGGGGTTACAGAAGAAATGAAAGCTGAGTGTATGAATAAAATTATTCAGAAAGCAATGCATGATTATTGTAACCAGATATGATAGTTAAAGAATAATATCGCGCGGAATAGAAATAAGAGCCCACGCGGAAAAAGACTTTCGGAGGCATAAATTTAAAAGAACACTAAGGTAGCTAAACAAAAACAACCAACAACATCAAGCGTTTTTTCTGCATTCAAGATGCAGAAAAAACCTGTTGAACGCAGAGCTCAGGCCAGGCACTGTTTGTTATATTATTTATAGGAAAAAGTATTCAGAGCTTCTTTTGAGATTCCGGGGGGTTCAGTCGTGAGACAAACAATTTTTTCTTAAACAAGATACTGTATACGCCGATTTCCATCAACACATCTCTCCCAAGAAGTAATATAAGTACTCAATTTTGGTATAGCAAGCCTACAGGCATTCATAAATGCACATTAATAACAACAACATTACATACTAACTATCGCACATTTCACTCCTATGTTACCATTACAGACCTCCTGCCCGGAGGCATTATAAAGACCAGTTGCAATAACCCGGCATTACATTTTGAACATATCAGTGGATGTTTTCCCGTTCTCTGCAGTATCTGCTCCCACCAGCAGGTGAGGCTTCGGGTAAAATAAATTCACAGAAGCATTTAAGTGTTTAAATATGAATATTTAGAGTACGTATTGCCAGTTTACGCTCAAGCTTAAGAT containing:
- a CDS encoding non-canonical purine NTP pyrophosphatase, with product MSKFTIRFISSNQFKLSESEKILNPIGVTIIPINIKIEEIQTEDTQTLLKDKALKAFRKVGHPLFVEHTGLYINHLNGLPGGLTQIFWDKLEADRFSAIFGNMSDNSVSAKTIIGYIDGKKFHSFEGEISGKISDTPRGDKSFQWDCAFIPESETRTFSEMGEEKNKISMRKLALDKFANYLNSQGIA
- a CDS encoding SIR2 family protein, which gives rise to MEELIKSIRDRNAILFAGSGLSAGLGLPTFSQLIDFLANELSYDPQIFSTFGSFWELAEFYKNAKGSIGQLRSWLDREWHSDKIDITKSEPHNLILELDFPLIYTTNYDRWIEYAHRDAGKEFRKVVNVGDLINLPDSKTQIVKFHGDFDDDNSIVLTESSYFDRLNFESPLDIKLRSDALGKSILFIGYSLNDINMRLLLYKLHLMWLASPNSSIRPKCYVFMAKPNPVQEDIFEKRGVKSIVSNSDNPGEALIEFLRRLVKNAKGKV